One part of the Streptococcus sp. oral taxon 431 genome encodes these proteins:
- the mraY gene encoding phospho-N-acetylmuramoyl-pentapeptide-transferase, with the protein MLISIFAGVIAFILTVIGIPAFIRFYHKAQITGQQMHEDVKQHQAKAGTPTMGGLVFLLAGVLVSLVLALMTNQLTNNVGMILFILVLYGLVGFLDDFLKVFRKINEGLNPKQKLLLQLVGGVIFYFFYERGGDILNVFGYPLHLGVLYILFALFWLVGFSNAVNLTDGIDGLASISVVISLSAYGVIAYVQNQLDILLVIVAMIGGLLGFFVFNHKPAKVFMGDVGSLALGGMLAAISMALHQEWTLLLIGLVYVFETTSVMMQVTYFKLTGGKRIFRMTPVHHHFELGGFSGKGQAWSEWKVDFFFWGVGLFASLLTLAFMYLF; encoded by the coding sequence ATGCTTATTTCTATCTTTGCTGGAGTGATTGCCTTTATTCTAACAGTCATAGGAATTCCAGCCTTTATCCGTTTTTACCACAAAGCACAGATTACCGGTCAACAGATGCATGAGGATGTCAAACAACACCAAGCAAAAGCTGGGACACCAACAATGGGAGGACTCGTCTTTCTCCTAGCAGGAGTTTTAGTTAGTCTGGTCCTTGCTCTCATGACTAATCAATTAACCAATAATGTCGGAATGATCCTCTTTATCCTGGTCTTATATGGTTTGGTCGGTTTCTTGGATGATTTCCTCAAGGTTTTCCGCAAAATCAATGAAGGACTTAATCCTAAACAAAAACTCTTGCTCCAGTTAGTCGGAGGAGTGATCTTCTATTTCTTCTATGAAAGAGGAGGAGATATCTTAAATGTATTTGGTTATCCCTTGCATTTAGGAGTTCTGTATATTCTCTTTGCCCTCTTCTGGTTAGTTGGTTTTTCAAATGCAGTTAATCTGACTGACGGAATCGATGGCTTGGCAAGTATTTCTGTTGTGATTAGCCTATCTGCCTATGGAGTGATTGCCTATGTGCAAAATCAGCTCGATATCTTACTAGTGATTGTAGCTATGATTGGTGGTCTTCTTGGCTTCTTTGTCTTTAACCACAAGCCTGCTAAAGTTTTCATGGGAGATGTAGGTAGCCTAGCCCTTGGAGGGATGTTGGCGGCTATTTCCATGGCACTGCACCAAGAATGGACGCTGCTTTTGATTGGTCTAGTGTATGTCTTTGAAACAACATCTGTTATGATGCAAGTCACCTACTTTAAGTTGACTGGAGGAAAACGTATCTTCCGTATGACACCAGTTCACCATCATTTTGAGTTGGGGGGCTTTTCTGGGAAAGGCCAAGCTTGGAGTGAGTGGAAGGTCGACTTCTTTTTCTGGGGAGTGGGCTTATTCGCTAGTCTCTTGACTTTGGCTTTCATGTATTTGTTCTAA
- the pbp2x gene encoding penicillin-binding protein PBP2X, which produces MKNWKERIIRFAIKNRKSPAENRRLVGKNLSLLAVFLFAVFLVNFAVIIGTGSKFGVDLVKEAYKVHQTTRTVPAKRGTIYDRNGTPIAEDATSYNVYAVIDKDYKSANGDILYVEESQYNKVAEIFHKYLDMEETYVKDQLSQPNLKQVSFGVKGNGITYANMMSIKQDLETAKVEGVNFTTSPNRSYPNGKFASSFIGLAQLHENEDGTKSLIGTSGVESSLNSLLAGTDGIITYEKDRLGNIVPGTEQVTQQTVNGKDVYTTLSSPLQSFMESQMDAFQEKVKGKYMNATLVSAKTGEILATTQRPTFDANTKEGLTDDFVWRNILYQSNYEPGSTMKVMTLAAAIDNKTFSGGEYFNSSELKVADATIRDWDVNDGLSAGSIMTYSQGFAHSSNVGMTLLQQKMGDATWLEYLNRFKFGVPTRFGMPDEYAGQLPADNVVNIAMSAFGQGISVTQTQMLRAFTAIANDGVMLEPKFISALYDPNDQTVRKSKKEIVGNPVSKEAASLTRENMILVGTDPVYGTMYNKLTGKPIVTVPGQTVSVKSGTAQIADEQKGGYLKGGTNYIYSVVSMNPSENPDFILYVTVQQPEHITSVQLGEFSNPILERASAMKETLNLQSAAKNLDQVTTTTSYAMPSIKDSSPGDLAEELRRNLVQPIVIGSGTKIKESSVAEGTNLDANQQILLLSDKVEEMPDLYGWSKKNVETFAKWLNLEVEFEGTGETVKKQSVRSNTALKDLQKIKITLGD; this is translated from the coding sequence ATGAAAAACTGGAAAGAAAGAATCATACGCTTTGCCATTAAAAATCGCAAATCTCCAGCAGAAAACCGCAGACTAGTGGGAAAGAATTTGAGCCTTCTGGCCGTCTTTCTCTTTGCTGTTTTTTTGGTTAACTTTGCGGTAATTATTGGTACAGGCTCAAAATTTGGTGTTGACCTAGTCAAAGAAGCTTATAAGGTTCATCAAACGACTCGAACAGTCCCTGCTAAGAGGGGGACCATTTATGATCGTAATGGAACTCCGATTGCAGAAGATGCAACCTCCTATAATGTTTATGCGGTCATTGATAAGGATTATAAGTCTGCGAATGGAGATATTCTATATGTTGAGGAATCTCAGTACAATAAGGTAGCCGAAATTTTCCATAAGTACTTGGATATGGAGGAGACCTACGTCAAAGATCAACTCTCTCAACCCAATCTCAAACAGGTTTCCTTTGGTGTCAAAGGAAATGGGATTACCTACGCTAATATGATGTCCATTAAACAGGATTTGGAAACTGCTAAGGTCGAGGGTGTTAACTTTACCACTAGTCCCAACCGAAGTTATCCAAATGGGAAATTTGCTTCATCATTTATTGGTTTAGCCCAGTTACATGAAAATGAAGATGGGACAAAAAGTCTCATTGGAACGTCTGGTGTCGAGAGCTCCTTAAATAGCTTGCTGGCAGGGACAGACGGCATTATTACCTATGAAAAAGATCGTTTAGGTAATATTGTTCCAGGTACGGAACAAGTCACCCAACAAACAGTAAATGGAAAAGATGTCTACACGACCTTATCCAGTCCATTGCAGTCCTTTATGGAAAGTCAAATGGATGCCTTTCAAGAAAAAGTTAAGGGCAAGTACATGAATGCGACCTTGGTTAGTGCCAAGACAGGGGAAATTCTTGCCACTACCCAAAGACCGACTTTTGATGCAAATACAAAAGAAGGCCTAACAGATGATTTTGTTTGGCGAAATATCCTCTATCAAAGTAACTATGAGCCAGGTTCGACCATGAAGGTTATGACCCTAGCTGCGGCTATTGACAATAAAACCTTCTCTGGAGGCGAATACTTTAATAGTAGTGAATTGAAGGTAGCTGATGCGACTATCAGAGACTGGGATGTTAATGATGGTTTATCAGCTGGGAGTATAATGACATACTCGCAAGGTTTTGCTCACTCAAGTAATGTGGGGATGACCTTGCTCCAACAAAAGATGGGGGATGCTACTTGGTTAGAATACCTCAATCGATTTAAGTTTGGAGTTCCAACCCGTTTTGGTATGCCTGATGAGTATGCTGGACAACTACCTGCAGATAACGTTGTTAATATTGCCATGAGTGCCTTTGGTCAAGGGATTTCTGTTACCCAAACCCAGATGCTCCGCGCTTTTACTGCCATTGCTAATGATGGGGTTATGCTAGAGCCTAAGTTTATCAGTGCCCTTTATGATCCTAATGATCAGACAGTACGGAAGTCCAAAAAGGAAATTGTAGGTAATCCTGTATCAAAAGAAGCGGCTAGTCTGACTCGAGAAAATATGATTTTGGTTGGTACAGATCCTGTTTATGGTACAATGTACAATAAACTTACCGGTAAACCAATCGTTACTGTACCTGGTCAGACTGTTTCTGTAAAATCAGGAACTGCCCAGATTGCTGACGAACAAAAAGGGGGATACTTAAAGGGAGGCACCAACTATATCTACTCAGTAGTATCGATGAATCCGAGTGAAAATCCTGATTTTATCCTCTATGTGACAGTTCAACAACCAGAACATATTACTTCAGTACAACTAGGAGAGTTTTCTAACCCGATTTTGGAGCGAGCTTCAGCCATGAAAGAGACGCTCAATCTTCAATCTGCGGCTAAGAATTTGGACCAAGTGACAACTACAACTAGTTATGCCATGCCTAGCATTAAGGACTCTAGCCCTGGAGATTTAGCTGAAGAACTCCGTCGTAACCTTGTACAACCAATTGTTATCGGTTCGGGAACAAAAATCAAAGAAAGCTCTGTAGCAGAAGGAACCAATCTAGATGCCAATCAGCAAATTTTACTCCTTTCAGATAAGGTAGAAGAGATGCCTGACTTATATGGATGGTCTAAGAAAAATGTTGAAACCTTTGCCAAATGGCTGAATCTTGAAGTTGAGTTTGAAGGTACAGGAGAAACTGTTAAAAAGCAAAGTGTTCGTTCTAATACAGCTTTAAAAGATTTACAGAAAATAAAAATAACATTAGGAGATTAG
- a CDS encoding FUSC family protein, producing MSYFKKYRFDKSKFKLGMRTFKTGIAVFLVLMIFGFFGWKGLQIGALTAVFSLREDFDKSVHFGTSRILGNSIGGFYALIFFLLNNLFHGAFWVTLLVVPICTMLTIMTNVAMNNKAGVIGGVAAMLIITLSIPNGETVLYVFARVFETFMGVFVAILVNYDIDRLRSILLKKTK from the coding sequence ATGAGTTATTTTAAAAAGTATAGATTTGACAAATCCAAGTTTAAGTTAGGGATGCGAACTTTCAAGACAGGGATCGCTGTTTTTTTAGTTCTCATGATTTTTGGTTTTTTTGGTTGGAAAGGACTTCAGATTGGAGCCTTGACTGCAGTTTTTAGTTTAAGAGAAGACTTTGACAAGAGTGTTCATTTTGGTACTTCTCGTATTCTCGGAAATAGTATCGGTGGTTTTTATGCCCTGATTTTCTTTCTCTTAAATAATCTTTTTCATGGCGCCTTCTGGGTAACTCTCCTTGTTGTTCCAATTTGTACCATGTTAACCATTATGACAAATGTTGCTATGAACAATAAAGCAGGTGTTATCGGTGGAGTTGCGGCTATGTTGATTATTACCTTATCAATTCCAAACGGTGAGACAGTTTTGTACGTGTTTGCTCGAGTTTTTGAAACCTTTATGGGTGTTTTTGTAGCAATTCTTGTAAATTACGATATTGATCGTTTACGGAGCATTTTACTGAAAAAAACAAAATAA